Proteins encoded together in one Mauremys reevesii isolate NIE-2019 linkage group 11, ASM1616193v1, whole genome shotgun sequence window:
- the LOC120374870 gene encoding zinc finger protein 256-like isoform X1, which produces MLAHQRIHTGETPYTCSECGKRFSGSSTFSIHQRIHTGERPYSCSECGKSFCWSSAFIKHKKIHTGDGMLSENEEKSPHQEDAEQVKRHGTLAGRSKEKVSWSCAEAKACESQQRPEKSYSSSSDVIRHERMNMGERPYKCLECGKSFRLSTHLIAHQIIHTGERPYTCCECRKSFSRRSDLIKHQRVHTGERPYKCSECGKSFSQSSTLNKHQRIHMRERSFTCP; this is translated from the exons ATGTTGGcacatcaaagaatccacactggggagacaccctacacatgctctgagtgtgggaaaaggtttAGTGGGAGCTCAACATTCAgcatacatcagagaatccacacaggcgagagACCCTActcgtgctctgagtgtgggaaaagcttttgTTGGAGCTCAGCTTTTATAAAACATAAGAAGATCCACACAG GAGATGGGATgctgagtgagaacgaggagaaAAGTCcccaccaggaagatgctgagcaagtaaaACGACATGGGACATTAGCAGGAAGATCCAAAGAGAAAGTTTCTTGGAGCTGTGCAGAggcaaaagcctgtgagagtcaGCAAAGGCCAGAGAAAAGCTACAGTAGCAGCTCAGATGTTATTAGACATGAAAGAATGAACATGGGAGAGAGACCTTACAAATGCCtagagtgcgggaaaagcttcagatTGAGCACacaccttatcgcacatcagataatccacacaggagaacgACCCTACACGTGctgtgagtgcaggaaaagcttcagtcggcgctcagaCCTGATCAAACATCAgcgagtccacacaggagagcgaccCTACAAGTGctccgagtgtgggaaaagcttcagccagagcTCAACCCTCaacaaacatcagagaatccacatgcgAGAGAGATCCTTCACATGCCCCTGA